The Deltaproteobacteria bacterium genome window below encodes:
- a CDS encoding gamma-glutamyl-gamma-aminobutyrate hydrolase family protein, protein MRRPLIGVTTYHRERSGRERFHVPAAYVDAVRQGGGLPVLLPPGDPRPGEILASLDGLVLCGGGDIDPALFGGASGHAALYATCAERDGFELALVRDALARRTPMLAICRGLQVLNVALGGDLHLHLPDVVGDRVAHRVSREEHGLHPVRIDAGCGLAAVLGSGEIEVATWHHQAIDRLGEDLRPVAWAADGTIEAVELPGHPEVLAVQWHPELQARDPASRQGRLFEALVERARGAAPVAPGGRRGAGGAGPG, encoded by the coding sequence ATGCGCCGTCCCCTGATCGGCGTCACGACCTACCACCGCGAGCGCAGCGGGCGCGAGCGCTTCCACGTGCCGGCCGCGTACGTGGACGCGGTGCGGCAGGGCGGGGGGCTGCCGGTCCTGCTGCCGCCCGGCGACCCGCGGCCCGGCGAGATCCTGGCGTCGCTCGACGGGCTCGTGCTCTGCGGCGGGGGCGACATCGACCCGGCGCTCTTCGGCGGCGCGAGCGGGCACGCCGCGCTCTACGCGACCTGCGCCGAGCGCGACGGCTTCGAGCTCGCGCTCGTGCGCGATGCGCTGGCCCGCCGCACGCCAATGCTCGCGATCTGCCGGGGCCTCCAGGTCCTGAACGTGGCGCTCGGCGGCGACCTCCACCTGCACCTGCCGGACGTGGTCGGCGACCGCGTGGCGCACCGGGTGTCGCGCGAGGAGCACGGCCTGCATCCGGTCCGGATCGACGCGGGCTGCGGCCTGGCCGCGGTGCTCGGCTCCGGTGAGATCGAGGTCGCCACCTGGCACCACCAGGCCATCGACCGCCTGGGCGAGGACCTGCGGCCCGTGGCGTGGGCCGCCGACGGGACCATCGAGGCCGTCGAGCTGCCCGGCCACCCGGAGGTCCTGGCCGTGCAGTGGCACCCCGAGCTCCAGGCGCGCGACCCCGCCTCGCGCCAGGGGAGGCTCTTCGAGGCGCTCGTCGAGCGGGCGCGCGGCGCCGCGCCGGTCGCGCCCGGAGGAAGGCGCGGGGCGGGGGGTGCGGGCCCCGGCTGA
- a CDS encoding glutamine synthetase family protein, whose product MKPAPERGRLGLDDLAREVEAGRIETVVTALPDLYGRLVGKRITGAFFLEEVARHGMHCCDYLLACDMEMDPTPGYAYTNWAKGYGDLHAVPDLGTLRQAAWLERSAIVLCDVVADETSGELVGVAPRSILKRQLARAAALGFAAKAGSELELYLFRDGYDEARARRYHGLRPYGGYVEDYHLLSGTFAEPVLGAIRRGVDASAIPVEFSKGEWGPGQHEINLRYAPALEMADRHVLYKQAAKEIAAQHGCSLTFMAKWHEAMAGSSLHVHLSLWAPGDRPAFAEPREPLPGTGLEASPAFRWFLGGLLEHARELAWCFAPTPNSYKRYKAGTFAPTRIAWSVDNRTCGFRVVGRGPSLRIECRIPGADANPYLAYAALLAAGLDGIEHETEPGPPFAGDAYQAHDLPSIPTSLPEAIAGLAGSALARRAFGDAVVEHLLHFARTELGASETAVTDFERVRYFERI is encoded by the coding sequence GTGAAGCCGGCGCCGGAGCGCGGCCGGCTCGGGCTCGACGACCTCGCGCGCGAGGTCGAGGCCGGCCGCATCGAGACCGTCGTGACGGCGCTCCCGGACCTCTACGGGCGCCTCGTCGGCAAGCGCATCACGGGCGCCTTCTTCCTCGAGGAGGTGGCGCGCCACGGCATGCACTGCTGCGACTACCTCCTGGCCTGCGACATGGAGATGGACCCGACGCCCGGCTACGCCTACACGAACTGGGCGAAGGGCTACGGCGACCTCCACGCGGTGCCGGACCTGGGCACGCTGCGCCAGGCGGCCTGGCTCGAGCGCAGCGCGATCGTGCTCTGCGACGTGGTGGCCGACGAGACGAGCGGCGAGCTCGTCGGGGTGGCGCCGCGCTCGATCCTGAAGCGCCAGCTCGCGCGCGCGGCGGCCCTCGGCTTCGCCGCCAAGGCCGGCAGCGAGCTCGAGCTCTACCTGTTCCGCGACGGCTACGACGAGGCACGCGCCCGCCGCTACCACGGCCTGCGCCCCTACGGCGGCTACGTCGAGGACTACCACCTGCTCTCGGGCACCTTCGCCGAGCCGGTGCTGGGCGCGATCCGGCGCGGGGTCGACGCCTCGGCGATCCCGGTCGAGTTCTCGAAGGGCGAGTGGGGGCCGGGACAGCACGAGATCAACCTGCGCTACGCGCCGGCCCTCGAGATGGCCGACCGCCACGTGCTCTACAAGCAGGCGGCGAAGGAGATCGCGGCGCAGCACGGCTGCTCGCTGACCTTCATGGCGAAGTGGCACGAGGCGATGGCCGGCAGCTCGCTGCACGTCCACCTGAGCCTGTGGGCGCCCGGGGATCGCCCCGCCTTCGCGGAGCCTCGCGAGCCCCTGCCGGGCACGGGGCTCGAAGCCTCCCCCGCCTTCCGCTGGTTCCTGGGCGGCCTGCTCGAGCACGCCCGCGAGCTGGCCTGGTGCTTCGCGCCGACCCCCAACTCCTACAAGCGCTACAAGGCCGGTACCTTCGCGCCGACCCGCATCGCCTGGAGCGTCGACAACCGTACCTGCGGCTTCCGCGTCGTGGGGCGCGGCCCCTCGCTGCGGATCGAGTGCCGGATCCCGGGCGCCGACGCGAACCCCTACCTCGCCTACGCGGCGCTCCTGGCGGCCGGCCTCGACGGCATCGAGCACGAGACCGAGCCGGGCCCGCCCTTCGCGGGGGACGCCTACCAGGCGCACGACCTGCCCTCGATCCCGACCTCGCTCCCCGAGGCGATCGCCGGGCTCGCGGGGAGCGCCCTGGCGCGCCGTGCCTTCGGCGACGCGGTCGTCGAACACCTGCTCCACTTCGCGCGCACGGAGCTCGGCGCCTCCGAGACCGCCGTCACCGACTTCGAGCGCGTCCGCTACTTCGAGCGGATCTAG